A genomic segment from Aspergillus puulaauensis MK2 DNA, chromosome 1, nearly complete sequence encodes:
- a CDS encoding uncharacterized protein (COG:S;~EggNog:ENOG410PZG1), producing MSTSRTLLRQANPRDCRDFHDLIKDHLDNMRNDDFTQRMSRELSVKRYVRTLSSDAADEMITRPIDSEFYRQMIYFRIIAYKNAKREEQAITKEYARGELENIVNISQTIYRHVSDAAARGYLQKTIGPVRDRLQSISHNVADACLYLGIDHKPLIFTTHVDQK from the coding sequence ATGTCGACATCGCGGACGCTGCTAAGACAGGCGAATCCACGGGACTGCCGTGACTTCCATGACTTAATCAAAGACCATCTCGACAATATGAGAAATGATGATTTCACCCAGCGAATGTCGCGAGAACTCAGCGTTAAGCGTTATGTAAGGACGCTGTCGAGCGACGCGGCTGATGAAATGATAACGAGGCCTATAGACAGCGAATTTTACCGCCAAATGATATATTTCCGGATCATCGCTTATAAAAACGCTAagcgagaagaacaggcTATCACCAAGGAGTACGCCCGTGGGGAGTTGGAAAATATCGTCAACATTTCACAGACCATATACAGACATGTAAGCGACGCAGCGGCGAGAGGCTATCTTCAAAAGACCATCGGCCCAGTGAGGGACAGACTGCAAAGCATAAGCCACAATGTCGCAGATGCCTGTTTATACTTGGGTATTGATCACAAGCCACTCATATTTACAACCCATGTAGATCAGAAGTAA
- a CDS encoding uncharacterized protein (COG:T;~EggNog:ENOG410PM5P;~InterPro:IPR000719,IPR011009,IPR008266;~PFAM:PF00069;~go_function: GO:0004672 - protein kinase activity [Evidence IEA];~go_function: GO:0005524 - ATP binding [Evidence IEA];~go_process: GO:0006468 - protein phosphorylation [Evidence IEA]) has translation MTTSSPSQHILNANPKHAGSGLVANILDSFTIPGPHGFHTCMVFDPLCEPLWMLQHRFERKAIPLDVLKPITAAIIEGLRYLHEECRVIHTDLTPDNMMMRLSNPAIASSVAETELIEPSPRKQLVDRSIYLSRNKWNIPLSDLGAPAIQGFRNAVHGGKPHSHPIQLAKYQCPEISLGMEWTYPADIWNLGAVLWELFFGRGPFDQPGDPETWTEAAHVAQIISLLGPPPLDVLQRGKRSSQYFDEKGEFKFPDLIQKLDFRTLVDGVQDSDELAFVDFISRFLCWRPEDRPTARELFSGP, from the exons ATGACCACGAGCTCTCCATCACAGCACATCCTGAATGCTAACCCTAAGCATGCAGGGAGCGGGCTAGTTGCAAATATACTCGACTCATTCACGATTCCCGGTCCACACGGCTTCCACACCTGCATGGTCTTCGATCCCCTATGTGAACCACTATGGATGCTACAACACCGATTCGAGCGGAAAGCTATCCCACTGGACGTTCTAAAGCCTATTACTGCCGCAATAATAGAAGGACTACGCTACCTACATGAGGAATGCCGTGTTATACATACAG ATCTAACACCCGACAACATGATGATGAGATtatccaacccagccatCGCTTCCTCGGTTGCAGAGACTGAACTCATCGAACCGTCGCCACGAAAGCAACTCGTCGACCGGTCAATATACCTCTCTCGCAACAAATGGAACATACCACTCAGCGACCTGGGCGCACCTGCCATCCAGGGCTTCCGGAATGCAGTTCACGGTGGTAAACCACATAGTCATCCCATCCAGCTAGCGAAGTACCAATGCCCTGAGATCTCTCTTGGGATGGAGTGGACTTATCCTGCTGATATATGGAATCTGGGTGCAGTG CTCTGGGAATTATTCTTCGGGAGAGGACCATTCGACCAGCCAGGTGATCCCGAGACTTGGACTGAGGCGGCGCATGTTGCACAGATTATTTCATTACTTGGGCCGCCTCCATTGGATGTCCTTCAGCGTGGGAAGCGAAGCTCCCAGTATTTCGACGAAAAAG GAGAGTTCAAATTCCCAGACCTCATTCAAAAACTCGACTTTAGAACTTTGGTAGATGGTGTTCAGGATAGTGACGAGTTGGCATTTGTGGACTTTATCTCTAGATTTTTATGCTGGAGGCCTGAGGATCGACCCACTGCCCGGGAACTGTTTTCAGGTCCATAG
- a CDS encoding ATP-binding protein (COG:S;~EggNog:ENOG410PJ14;~InterPro:IPR027417): protein MPRIRVDKYGTWLRLFKGRPTRTAAPASASARTNYGHSRGSRSRRGHDADEFEEQSILRKFLENGATTIAALLMLGGAGYGYHVFYKQLVLRKIDNAFSPGFSSLELAALAQHGYTLEDGIDEEFLKFRIARPEQALIDGVVSGRVQGNYYLLFGEKGTGKNSMLLESMSKIHGQGIGMLEAHGDIEVFRLRLGKAIDYEYHEDYIGGMFSIRGPRDSTALLDIERALNKLEKVALNRKKTSDRPLVLIISNLHYLPDNTEGQQLVDLLQQRAEMWAASGLVTLVFTSDQYRTTEMLRLHATRLQVLNIQDIPKDMAVASLRSFRQSTFRENVPPSILDQVYSLVGGRLIHLDQVARSKDMLKTCRSICEKEKRWLLCKCWILGAEMDDKAEDQQDLSSGAMLLGKTLVELEKDPDRTHYVSGLPGIPLHKAQELMTRADLIKGLDEMNIIAIDADAIVRADSVPMQNAFRTVCEDPEFEEHLKATLDRLDELEGLGRTTELRLKDFMEGEYEVRVRGDGKDTYLSVEKPKS from the exons ATGCCGCGAATCCGGGTCGACAAATACG GAACATGGCTCCGCCTATTCAAAGGGCGACCCACGCGGACAGCCGCGCCCGCCTCTGCTTCAGCCCGCACCAATTACGGGCACAGCCGCGGGTCGCGCTCGCGCCGTGGACACGACGCAGACGAGTTCGAAGAGCAGAGCATCCTGCGTAAATTCCTCGAGAACGGGGCGACGACGATCGCCGCACTCCTGATGCTCGGGGGCGCCGGGTACGGCTACCACGTGTTCTACAAGCAGCTGGTACTGCGGAAGATCGATAATGCGTTTTCGCCGGGGTTTTCGTCCCTAGagcttgcggcgctggcgcAGCATGGGTATACCCTTGAGGATGGGATTGATGAGGAGTTTCTGAAGTTCCGGATTGCGAGGCCCGAGCAGGCGCTTATTGATGGGGTTGTTAGTGGGAGGGTTCAAGGGAATTATTACCTGCTGTTCGGGGAGAAGGGGACGGGGAAGAATTCGATGTTGTTGGAGAGTATGTCCAAGATTCATGGGCAGGGGATTGGGATGTTGGAGGCGCATGGCGATATTGAGGTCTTTCGACTGCGGTTGGGGAAGGCGATTGATTATGAGTACCATGAGGATTATATTGGGGGGATGTTTAGTATCCGCGGCCCAAGGGATTCGACTGCGCTGCTTGATATCGAGCGGGCGTTGAATaagctggagaaggttgcgcTGAACAGGAAAAAGACGAGTGATCGACCCCTGGTGCTGATTATCAGTAACTTGCATTATCTGCCGGATAATACGGAAGGGCAGCAGCTGGTTGACCTTCTTCAGCAACGCGCTGAGATGTGGGCGGCCAGTGGGCTAGTTACGCTGGTGTTTACAAGTGATCAGTACCGCACGACGGAGATGCTACGACTGCACGCAACGAGGTTGCAGGTGTTGAATATCCAGGATATACCCAAGGACATGGCGGTTGCCTCATTGCGCTCCTTTCGCCAGAGCACTTTTCGCGAGAACGTTCCCCCCAGTATCCTGGATCAGGTGTACAGCCTTGTGGGTGGCCGTTTGATCCACCTGGACCAAGTCGCCAGGTCAAAAGACATGCTGAAAACGTGCCGTTCAATCtgcgagaaggagaagcggtGGCTGCTCTGTAAATGCTGGATTCTTGGAGCTGAGATGGACGATAAGGCCGAAGACCAGCAGGATTTATCG TCCGGCGCAATGCTCCTAGGAAAGACTTTGGTGGAACTAGAGAAAGATCCCGATCGAACGCACTACGTCTCTGGTCTGCCGGGAATTCCACTCCACAAGGCGCAAGAACTCATGACGCGAGCGGATCTCATCAAAGGACTGGACGAGATGAATATTATTGCCATTGACGCCGATGCCATCGTACGCGCAGACTCTGTCCCCATGCAGAACGCCTTCCGAACTGTCTGCGAGGATCCCGAGTTCGAGGAGCACTTGAAGGCCACCCTGGATCGGCTGGATGAACTGGAAGGGCTTGGTAGGACGACCGAGCTGCGCTTGAAGGACTTTATGGAAGGTGAGTATGAGGTTCGGGTTCGTGGTGATGGCAAGGACACGTATCTCTCTGTTGAGAAGCCGAAAAGCTAG
- a CDS encoding uncharacterized protein (COG:G;~EggNog:ENOG410PUYS;~InterPro:IPR020846,IPR011701,IPR036259;~PFAM:PF07690;~TransMembrane:12 (i27-47o67-88i95-115o121-143i155-176o188-211i257-275o295-314i321-341o347-369i381-403o415-435i);~go_function: GO:0022857 - transmembrane transporter activity [Evidence IEA];~go_process: GO:0055085 - transmembrane transport [Evidence IEA]) gives MPTREKIAIWLWGAEPRDRALLAKLDFTLLPYFSLIWFLFGVTRASYSSAYISGMKEALNFQGKEYNYMSTAYLVTYAVFQMPGTSVLTLVRPKYVFVAANVTWSVLTMVTFRMTKAWQVILLNAIEGGFSAIAYVGALFILGSWYKRSELGTRNAVFCVFGHLGSMAGGWIQAGLLQSLGGKSGLPAWKWIFIIVSVMTLPVALFGWVFIPDLPAHRAAWYLNDEQKEHAATRIIAPTKYSWDLTVFKRVLWSWQFYLLPFIFMLYSLCVQSLSNNVMALWMASKGYTTVQQNNYPTAVYATGIVGTVIYAVISDKIRSRWEVSIAIGLTFVIGSAILVADPPTAGYFFAFYLLGTTYAPQAVWYSWLADVTSHDVQLRAITTGFMNSFDFAFVTWWPLIFYPVTDAPNYRKGYIASLVTGALTLPFIGVIAYLEKRDIARGAIRRAPESHISSQSEDHLQQGPSKASDQDGPVNVRSAEVGV, from the exons ATGCCGACCCGGGAGAAAATCGCCATCTGGCTCTGGGGCGCTGAGCCCAGAGACCGCGCCCTCCTTGCAAAACTAGATTTCACATTATTGCCGTACTTTTCGCTGATCTGGTTTCTGTTCGGTGTAACCCGCGCCAGCTACTCCTCGGCCTATATCAGTGGAATGAAAGAGGCACTCAACTTCCAGGGAAAGGAATACAACTACATGAGTACGGCGTACTTGGTCACCTATGCTGTCTTCCAGATGCCCGGAACAAGTGTGCTCACTCTGGTCCGACCGAAATATGTCTTTGTCGCGGCAAATGTTACCTGGAGTGTCCTGACGATGGTCACCTTCCGGATGACCAAGGCCTGGCAGGTTATTCTGCTGAATGCTATCGAGGGAGGGTTCTCGGCTATTGCATA CGTTGGGGCATTGTTTATCCTCGGCTCCTGGTATAAACGATCGGAACTAGGGACGAGAAACGCCGTATTCTGTGTCTTTGGCCATCTGGGATCGATGGCTGGTGGTTGGATTCAGGCTGGACTGCTGCAGAGTCTAGGAGGGAAGAGTGGGCTGCCTGCGTGGAAATGGatattcatcatcgtctCTGTCATGACACTCCCGGTGGCACTGTTCG GCTGGGTGTTTATTCCTGATCTTCCAGCGCATCGGGCGGCGTGGTATCTGAATGACGAACAAAAAGAACATGCTGCAACTCGCATCATTGCGCCTACTAAGTACTCCTGGGATCTGACCGTCTTCAAGCGCGTCCTGTGGAGCTGGCAATTCTACCTCCTgcccttcatcttcatgc TGTACTCGCTCTGCGTCCAAAGCCTGAGTAACAACGTCATGGCCCTCTGGATGGCGTCGAAAGGCTATACAACGGTGCAGCAGAACAACTATCCTACCGCCGTATATGCGACTGGCATCGTCGGGACTGTGATCTACGCCGTCATTTCAGACAAGATACGCTCTCGCTGGGAAGTGTCCATCGCCATCGGACTGACCTTCGTTATCGGCTCTGCCATCCTAGTCGCTGATCCCCCAACAGCAGGCTACTTCTTCGCATTCTACCTGCTCGGGACTACCTATGCCCCCCAGGCTGTATGGTACAGCTGGCTTGCCGATGTGACCAGCCACGACGTACAGCTACGGGCGATTACAACAGGATTCATGAATTCATTCGATTTTGCGTTCGTGACGTGGTGGCCACTGATATTCTATCCAGTCACTGATGCTCCAAACTATCGAAAAGGATACATTGCCAGCTTGGTTACTGGCGCTCTGACGCTGCCGTTCATTGGGGTTATCGCGTATCTGGAAAAGAGAGACATTGCCAGGGGCGCCATTCGGAGGGCTCCTGAATCCCATATCTCCAGTCAGTCGGAGGATCACCTACAGCAGGGTCCGTCCAAGGCTAGTGATCAAGATGGCCCGGTAAATGTGAGGTCGGCAGAGGTCGGGGTATAG
- a CDS encoding uncharacterized protein (COG:G;~EggNog:ENOG410PH2S;~InterPro:IPR020846,IPR011701,IPR036259;~PFAM:PF07690;~TransMembrane:12 (i65-90o102-120i132-149o161-179i191-214o220-240i309-334o349-369i390-411o417-443i455-473o485-506i);~go_function: GO:0022857 - transmembrane transporter activity [Evidence IEA];~go_process: GO:0055085 - transmembrane transport [Evidence IEA]) — protein MDTKDEARNLEHLAYPPGTQVWFTNIGPCQSTSQLREQLNNQAKPAETSDSPNDPLNWPAWRRDILLFTVGFNSFLCAALCPILATGFPAISESFGVSNQQVSFTIGIYMLGLGVGAAVWSPTAALFGRRPVYVAGSVLLIASSAWAAASPSYASLIIARLVQGIASSPGEFLVSVTISEIYQPHERGFRLGVYMLLLAAGKSLAPLIGAGVIQGLGWRWALWLTTILSGISFSFIFIFARETYWARGARRDISTATYRTPGEMYTDNLSISPPLPFKHTMALWNGRFQDATWFSLAIKPFRLVTSLPLLWSAAVYALSLGWLAVLADTVSYLFQSVDGYGFTPMQTGLLYISPLIGTILGSVVGGKVSDILACMKASRNNGIYEAESRLVMILPATIATVIALGGYGWSIEARAHWIVPTVCFGFIYFGCILGSTIAVTYCLDCHKSAAIEAQVILSLLKNSHGLAFSLFVVDWVKASGPRDTFLEIAGIHLVFLFMTVPLYMYGKRVRVWMEGK, from the exons ATGGATACCAAAGACGAAGCTAGAAATCTTGAGCATCTTGCATACCCACCTG GCACTCAAGTGTGGTTCACCAACATCGGCCCCTGCCAAAGCACATCCCAACTACGAGAGCAACTAAACAACCAAGCAAAGCCAGCTGAAACCAGTGATTCCCCCAATGATCCACTAAACTGGCCCGCATGGCGACGAGATATCCTCCTTTTCACCGTCGGCTTCAACAGCTTCCTCTGCGCAGCGCTGTGCCCCATTCTCGCGACAGGCTTTCCAGCCATATCCGAGTCTTTCGGAGTAAGCAACCAGCAGGTTTCTTTCACGATCGGTATTTACatgctgggactgggagtaGGTGCCGCAGTTTGGTCACCCACTGCCGCCCTGTTTGGTCGGCGGCCAGTCTACGTTGCTGGTTCTGTTCTTCTTATTGCCTCGTCTGCCTGGGCTGCGGCGAGTCCGTCCTATGCTAGCCTTATCATCGCCAGACTTGTGCAGGGCATTGCGTCCAGTCCGGGTGAGTTTCTAGTCTCGGTCACGATATCGGAGATATACCAGCCGCATGAACGGGGATTCAGACTTGGTGTTTATATGCTGCTCCTGGCTGCTGGGAAAAGCTTGGCGCCGTTGATTGGGGCAGGGGTTATTCAGGGATtaggctggcgatgggcGTTATG GCTTACGACTATCCTGTCCGGGATTTCGTTCAGCTTTATATTCATCTTTGCTAGGGAAACGTACTGGGCTCGGGGTGCTCGCAGA GATATTTCCACGGCGACCTACCGCACACCTGGAGAAATGTACACCGATAACCTGAGCATCTCACCACCGCTTCCGTTCAAACACACAATGGCACTCTGGAATGGACGTTTCCAGGACGCCACCTGGTTCTCACTCGCAATTAAACCCTTTCGCCTTGTCACCTCCCTCCCACTACTATGGTCCGCTGCCGTAtacgccctctccctcgggTGGCTCGCGGTGCTAGCCGACACAGTATCTTATCTATTCCAATCCGTCGACGGATACGGATTCACACCGATGCAAACGgggctattatatatctccCCTCTCATCGGGACAATCCTAGGTAGTGTCGTTGGCGGCAAGGTATCCGACATACTCGCGTGCATGAAAGCGTCCCGCAACAACGGCATCTACGAGGCTGAATCCCGGCTCGTGATGATACTCCCAGCAACGATCGCAACTGTGATCGCTCTTGGCGGCTATGGCTGGAGTATTGAGGCTCGTGCTCACTGGATTGTCCCGACTGTGTGCTTCGGGTTCATATACTTCGGGTGTATCCTAGGAAGTACAATCGCTGTTACGTATTGTCTAGACTGTCACAAGTCGGCTGCGATTGAGGCGCAGGTTATTCTGAGTTTATTGAAGA ATTCCCACGGTCTTGCGTTCTCGTTGTTCGTTGTCGACTGGGTTAAAGCGTCTGGGCCGCGAGATACATTTCTGGAGATTGCGGGGATCCATCTGGTGTTTCTGTTTATGACTGTTCCTCTTTATATGTATGGAAAACGGGTCCGAGTGTGGATGGAAGGGAAGTAA
- a CDS encoding mandelate racemase/muconate lactonizing enzyme family protein (COG:S;~EggNog:ENOG410PWIN;~InterPro:IPR029065,IPR036849,IPR013342,IPR013341, IPR029017;~PFAM:PF13378,PF02746): MDDSKTIRLSRVSKHVGIGLPETVAAEQDGNEDQTNRRTPTAHAVLRRNILPLRRPRVSQLRRYIRPHNNRVRTRGLGRKHPIRGNLLASHALGVRAGIAEIAPRLIGLDPRRVDRINDIVDGALLGHEHAKAALDIACWDIFGKSTGLPVCELLAGRTDVKIPILTSLPVRGPDGMRALVEAYREKGSRGFSVKIGGDPVVDAQRIVEAFKDKKPDEWFVVDANGGFTVEGALRMLRLLPDGLDFSFEAPCQTWRDCLSLRRRTNIPVIQDELALTETFMIQMIADDAGEGINLKVQNFGGLTKARRVRDLSIAAGYVMSVQETCGSDIGFAPLVHLAQTIPEKPLRCVLASRDMISVTTADGPFDIVDGWITAPAVPGLGITPRMDVLGEPVAGYF; encoded by the exons ATGGATGACTCCAAGACGATTCGGTTGAGCCGAGTATCCAAGCATGTCGGGATCGGGTTGCCCGAGACTGTAGC GGCAGAACAGGATGGCAATGAAGATCAAACAAATCGACGTACTCCAACTGCACATGCCGTCCTCAGGAGGAATATACTACCTCTCCGGCGGCCGCGGGTATCGCAGCTTCGACGGTACATTCGTCCGCATAACAACCGAGTGCGGACTCGAGGGCTGGGGCGAAAGCACCCCATTCGGGGCAACCTTCTCGCATCCCATGCCTTGGGTGTGCGCGCCGGTATCGCCGAGATTGCACCGAGACTCATCGGTCTCGATCCGCGGAGGGTTGATCGAATTAACGACATCGTGGACGGGGCATTACTAGGCCACGAGCACGCAAAGGCCGCATTGGATATTGCATGTTGGGATATCTTCGGCAAATCCACGGGCCTTCCGGTTTGTGAGCTTCTCGCAGGTCGTACCGACGTGAAGATACCCATTCTAACATCTCTCCCTGTGCGCGGACCCGACGGGATGCGGGCACTTGTCGAGGCATACAGAGAGAAAGGCTCAAGGGGCTTCTCGGTCAAAATCGGCGGAGATCCAGTCGTCGATGCGCAGCGCATCGTCGAGGCattcaaagacaagaagCCCGACGAGTGGTTTGTCGTCGACGCCAACGGAGGTTTCACCGTTGAAGGCGCATTAAGGATGTTGAGACTGTTACCAGACGGTCTAGACTTTTCTTTCGAAGCGCCATGTCAAACATGGAGGGACTGTCTCTCTTTACGCCGTCGGACCAATATCCCGGTTATCCAGGACGAGCTGGCACTTACCGAGACGTTTATGATCCAGATGATCGCCGACGATGCAGGCGAGGGAATTAACCTCAAGGTCCAGAACTTCGGCGGTCTAACCAAGGCGCGTCGTGTGCGCGATCTTTCTATCGCTGCCGGGTATGTAATGAGTGTACAAGAGACATGCGGGTCCGACATTGGATTCGCTCCGCTGGTTCACCTTGCCCAGACAATTCCAGAAAAGCCTCTCCGGTGTGTTCTGGCCAGCCGGGATATGATTTCTGTCACAACAGCAGATGGGCCGTTTGATATTGTCGATGGTTGGATTACAGCGCCTGCAGTGCCTGGACTGGGCATTACTCCTCGGATGGACGTGTTGGGAGAGCCAGTTGCAGGTTATTTTTAA
- a CDS encoding uncharacterized protein (COG:S;~EggNog:ENOG410PUQG;~InterPro:IPR012047,IPR002840,IPR007506;~PFAM:PF01989,PF04412) has translation MAEPRIVHGTPYVTGIATATLLAANLELSFWGGVDAQTGEVIDRFHPLSGRFLKDTILAIPGGRGSCGGSVIMMELILNGLGPKALIFERREEIITLGVMVAEELFDKTAPVVTLSPEGFREVLGWDGRTVHVQGGRVSDTAVDDSSNGVASLSTGLRQSHVQLTDEDRAMLDGANGEAARISLKIIIRMADMMDATELMDVSQAHADGAWYGPGSVAFGQRLRNWGGRFQVPTTINSLNVDQKRWRALGINSAFGSACDDLAKAFIDMGGKISFTCAPYLLETAPKLGDSIAWGESNAVIYANSVLGARTLKNPNMLEALIALTGRAPKAGAYIDENRLASIWVRVIPPKGAEDDSFWPILGYALGAIANARIPVIFGLEHMKPRKDDFKAFSAAFATSSSAPMFHMVGLTPEAPTLEAVLRPDVNPEAIDVDWKDLDAIWEEFNHGSESREIDLVSFGNPHFSFQEIRAVAQLFQGRTKKDDVAVIVTCGRAQYGLASQAGYVGELEKFGVQFLQDTCWCSIEEPVIPRNTKTIMTNSGKYIHYGPGLTGRQFAFGSLAMCVDAACNGKTTGDPPSWLLEARSTH, from the coding sequence ATGGCAGAACCACGCATCGTCCATGGCACGCCCTATGTCACCGGCATAGCCACCGCAACACTACTAGCAGCAAACCTCGAACTCAGCTTCTGGGGCGGCGTCGACGCACAAACAGGCGAGGTCATAGACCGATTCCACCCCCTGAGCGGGCGTTTTCTCAAAGATACCATCCTGGCCATAccaggaggacgaggatcATGCGGCGGCAGCGTTATCATGATGGAGCTGATCCTTAATGGTCTCGGACCTAAGGCGTTGATATTCGAGCGTCGCGAGGAGATTATAACCCTGGGGGTTATGGTTGCGGAGGAGCTTTTTGATAAGACGGCGCCGGTTGTGACACTCAGTCCTGAGGGCTTTCGGGAGGTtttgggatgggatgggaggaCTGTTCATGTCCAGGGTGGACGGGTCTCGGATACTGCTGTCGATGATTCTTCGAACGGGGTTGCCAGTTTGTCCACTGGTCTAAGGCAGTCCCATGTCCAACTTACCGATGAAGACCGTGCGATGCTAGACGGAGCAAACGGCGAAGCAGCGAGGATCTCACTCAAGATAATCATCCGGATGGCGGACATGATGGATGCGACAGAACTGATGGACGTCAGCCAAGCGCATGCAGACGGCGCCTGGTATGGTCCGGGATCAGTGGCATTTGGACAGAGGCTGCGAAACTGGGGAGGCAGATTCCAGGTTCCCACTACGATAAATTCTCTGAATGTTGACCAGAAACGCTGGAGAGCGCTCGGGATCAATTCGGCCTTTGGCTCTGCGTGTGACGACCTGGCAAAAGCGTTTATCGATATGGGTGGGAAGATTTCATTTACGTGTGCCCCGTATCTGCTTGAAACAGCGCCGAAGCTAGGCGATTCAATTGCGTGGGGGGAGTCCAATGCAGTGATTTATGCGAACAGCGTGCTTGGTGCAAGGACACTGAAGAACCCGAACATGCTCGAAGCCCTGATTGCCCTGACCGGTCGAGCTCCCAAGGCTGGGGCGTACATTGATGAGAATCGACTTGCCTCGATATGGGTGAGAGTCATTCCACCGAAGGGCGCAGAAGACGACTCCTTCTGGCCTATTCTAGGTTATGCTCTAGGTGCCATTGCAAATGCCCGCATTCCGGTGATATTTGGACTGGAACATATGAAGCCTAGGAAGGACGACTTTAAGGCATTCTCTGCTGCATTTGCTACGTCGTCCAGTGCCCCTATGTTCCACATGGTCGGTTTGACCCCGGAAGCCCCGACTCTAGAGGCTGTACTGCGTCCAGATGTAAATCCAGAAGCCATTGATGTAGACTGGAAGGACCTCGATGCGATCTGGGAGGAGTTCAACCACGGTTCAGAATCCAGAGAAATCGACCTCGTCTCATTCGGGAACCCGCACTTTTCCTTCCAAGAAATTAGAGCAGTGGCTCAGCTATTCCAGGGAAGAACCAAAAAAGACGATGTCGCTGTTATAGTCACCTGTGGTCGCGCCCAGTATGGCCTTGCCTCGCAGGCTGGTTATGTAGGCGAGTTGGAAAAGTTCGGTGTCCAATTCCTCCAAGATACCTGCTGGTGCTCGATTGAGGAGCCGGTTATTCCGAGGAATACGAAGACCATCATGACGAACTCTGGCAAATATATCCACTACGGGCCCGGGCTTACAGGGCGGCAATTTGCGTTTGGGAGTTTGGCCATGTGTGTCGATGCTGCGTGTAATGGGAAGACGACGGGGGATCCTCCATCTTGGCTGCTGGAAGCTAGGTCTACTCACTGA